From the genome of Bosea sp. Tri-49, one region includes:
- the rdgB gene encoding RdgB/HAM1 family non-canonical purine NTP pyrophosphatase codes for MSANRLLTGKVVIATHNQGKLREMRELLAPYGVELVSAGELGLPEPDENGHMFAENAAIKAVAAAEASGLPALADDSGVCIDALDGAPGLFSANWAGPGRDFAPALARVQMELDKRGATTPEQRKAHFVSALVIAWPDGHQELFEGRVFGTIVDAPRGLSGFGYDPIFQPTGYAKTFGEMSAQEKHGIPQDGSPGLSHRARAFHVLAAACLRQPA; via the coding sequence ATGAGTGCGAACCGCCTCCTCACCGGCAAGGTCGTGATCGCGACCCACAACCAGGGCAAATTGCGCGAGATGCGTGAGCTTCTGGCGCCCTATGGGGTTGAGTTGGTCTCGGCCGGCGAGCTCGGCCTGCCGGAGCCCGACGAGAACGGCCACATGTTCGCCGAGAACGCCGCGATCAAGGCAGTGGCGGCGGCAGAAGCCTCCGGCCTGCCGGCGCTCGCCGACGATTCCGGCGTCTGCATCGATGCGCTGGACGGTGCCCCCGGCCTGTTCTCGGCCAACTGGGCCGGGCCGGGCAGGGATTTCGCCCCGGCGCTGGCCAGGGTCCAGATGGAGCTCGACAAGCGCGGTGCGACCACGCCCGAGCAGCGCAAGGCGCATTTCGTCTCCGCGCTGGTGATCGCCTGGCCGGACGGGCATCAGGAACTGTTCGAGGGGCGCGTCTTCGGCACGATCGTCGATGCACCGCGCGGGTTGTCCGGCTTCGGCTACGACCCGATCTTCCAACCGACCGGTTATGCCAAGACCTTTGGAGAGATGAGCGCGCAGGAGAAGCACGGCATTCCCCAGGACGGCTCGCCCGGCCTGTCGCACCGGGCCCGCGCCTTCCATGTGTTGGCTGCCGCCTGCCTGAGGCAGCCCGCTTGA